The Paramisgurnus dabryanus chromosome 6, PD_genome_1.1, whole genome shotgun sequence genome has a window encoding:
- the abcd3b gene encoding ATP-binding cassette sub-family D member 3b → MAAVSKYLTAGNSSIAGAVLFAAYIIKQRLSAKNTGESQGTKPLFDKDKDGKTDKAAVDKVFFSRMRHIMKILVPETFCKESGYLLMIAIMLMARTYCDVWIIHNGTMIESAIIGRSTNAFKRYLVNFMTVMPFISLVNNLLKLGLNELKLCFRVRLTSQLYNDYLTGFTYYQIGNLDNRIANPDQLITTDVEKFCNSVVDLYSNISKPLLDILIYVFRLNTSIGALGPASLLGYLVLSSLLLTRLRRPIGKMTVTEQRYEGEYRYINSRLITNSEEIAFYNGSRREKQTLNGIFQKLVDHLSRFIHFRFTMGVMDSIIAKYIAMAVGYLAISRPFLNVTNKRHLTSTYSERLEDYYQSGRMLMSLAQALGRIVLAGRDMTRLSGFTARITEIQEVLKELNSGRYERTMVSERAKDTTIQNVPLIPGTGEVIIADNVIKFEHIPLATPNGDILIRDLSFEVSSGTNVLVCGPNGCGKSSLFRVLGELWPLYGGRLTKPERGKLFYVPQRPYMTLGSLRDQVIYPDTHEDQKKKGTSDQVLREYLDNVQLGHILDREGSWESVQDWMDVLSGGEKQRMAMARLFYHKPQFAILDECTSAVSVDVEDFIYSHCRKVGITLFTVSHRKSLWKHHEYYLQMDGRGNYEFKNITKDTVEFGS, encoded by the exons ATGGCGGCTGTTAGTAAGTATCTGACAGCCGGTAATTCCTCAATCGCAGGTGCAGTGCTGTTCGCCGCGTACATTATAAAACAGAGACTGTCTGCGAAAAATACAGG AGAGAGTCAGGGAACAAAACCACTGTTTGACAAAGAT aaagatgGAAAAACAGACAAGGCTGCAGTGGACAAGGTGTTTTTCAGCCGCATGcgtcatatcatgaaaatcctGGTGCCAGAGACCTTTTGCAAAGAA TCAGGGTATTTGCTAATGATTGCAATCATGCTCATGGCTCGAACCTACTGCGATGTCTGGATCATCCATAATGGGACAATGATAGAGAG TGCAATCATTGGACGGTCGACAAATGCTTTCAAAAGATACTTGGTCAACTTTATGACGGTCATGCCTTTT ATATCACTAGTAAATAACTTATTAAAGCTGGGACTCAATGAGCTGAAGCTTTGCTTTAGAGTGAGACTTACAAGTCAACTTTACAATGACTATTTGAC GGGATTTACATATTACCAAATTGGCAATCTGGATAACCGCATTGCCAACCCTGACCAGCTGATAACTACAGATGTGGAGAAGTTTTGTAACAGTGTGGTAGATCTCTATTCCAACATCAGCAAG CCTTTACTAGACATATTGATATACGTCTTTAGACTGAACACATCCATAGGTGCTCTT GGTCCTGCCAGTTTACTGGGCTATCTGGTTTTGTCCAGTCTGCTCCTGACGAGACTGCGCAGGCCGATTGGCAAGATGACGGTGACCGAGCAGCGGTACGAGGGGGAGTACAGATACATCAACTCAAGGCTCATCACTAACAG TGAGGAGATTGCATTCTACAATGGGAGCAGGAGAGAAAAGCAAACCCTAAATGGAATCTTTCAGAAACTT GTTGACCACTTGAGTCGTTTCATACACTTCCGTTTCACAATGGGTGTCATGGACAGCATCATAGCCAAAT ACATAGCAATGGCGGTGGGCTATCTGGCTATTAGCCGGCCGTTCCTGAACGTCACAAACAAGCGGCATCTTACCAGCACATATTCTGAACGGCTCGAG GATTATTACCAGAGCGGACGGATGTTGATGAGTTTGGCACAGGCCCTGGGAAGAATCGTCCTGGCAGGCAGAGATATGACCAGATTGTCCGG GTTCACTGCACGAATCACAGAGATTCAAGAAGTTCTCAAAGAGCTGAATTCAGGCAGATATGAGCGGACTATGGTCTCAGAACGAGCCAAAG ACACTACAATCCAAAATGTCCCTCTAATACCAGGGACAGGTGAAGTCATAATAGCTGACAACGTTATAAA GTTTGAACACATACCTTTAGCCACACCAAATGGAGACATACTAATCCGGGATTTATCCTTTGAG GTGTCATCAGGGACAAATGTGTTGGTCTGTGGTCCAAATGGCTGTGGGAAGAGTTCCCTTTTTCGAGTACTTGGAGAG CTGTGGCCTCTGTATGGAGGTCGCCTCACGAAACCAGAGAGAGGAAAGCTGTTCTACGTTCCTCAG AGGCCTTACATGACCCTGGGTTCTCTTAGAGATCAGGTGATTTATCCTGACACACACGAAGATCAAAAGAAGAAAGGAACTTCTGATCAG GTGCTGAGGGAATACCTGGACAATGTCCAGCTAGGACATATCCTAGACAGAGAGGGCAGCTGGGAGAGTGTGCAAGACTGGATGGATGTCCTCAGTGGAGGAGAGAAGCAGAGGATGGCT ATGGCCCGTTTGTTTTACCACAAGCCACAGTTTGCCATTCTGGATGAGTGCACCAGTGCTGTGAGCGTTGATGTAGAGGACTTCATCTACAGCCACTGCCGAAAG GTTGGCATCACGCTGTTCACAGTCTCCCATAGGAAATCACTATGGAAACACCATGAG tatTACTTGCAGATGGATGGAAGAGGCAACTATGAGTTTAAAAACATAACAAAGGACACAGTGGAGTTTGGCTCATAA
- the f3b gene encoding coagulation factor IIIb gives MESRITMLCALFLACFAFVYGSPASVPVHALTKATYVSWTSYNFKTILTWGPKPVNYTYTVEFYNKSGISRQRNPHCIRSTETECDLTNELVHLKEDYTAEVLSEPLPGMNADHEELPFTRSKIFCPYNDTLIGRPDFKLMMSADNKLMLIIYDPVTALVKNNKPQNIRDIFKKSLKYKITYNKAGSTGKKIETVNENKVDLSKLKLDEDQSYCFSVAAYIPSRKGNKRVGEWSLPKCSSQENKSIFEEYGLAVLGGAAVGILLLVIALIVLIVLCCKRLQRPAAKEIITVYTLT, from the exons ATGGAAAGCAGAATCACTATGCTTTGTGCACTTTTTCTTGCCTGCTTTGCTTTCGTTTACGGATCCCCAG CATCAGTACCAGTGCACGCACTTACCAAAGCCACATATGTATCCTGGACGTCTTACAATTTCAAGACTATTCTAACATGGGGGCCTAAACCTGTCAACTACACATATACTGTTGAATTTTATAACAA ATCTGGTATAAGCAGGCAGAGAAATCCCCATTGCATTAGAAGCACCGAAACTGAATGTGACCTGACCAACGAACTTGTACATTTAAAGGAAGATTATACTGCGGAAGTGCTCTCAGAACCCCTGCCTGGCATGAATGCTGACCACGAGGAGCTTCCCTTTACCAGATCAAAAATATTCTGCCCATATAATGACA CTTTGATTGGAAGACCTGACTTCAAGCTGATGATGAGTGCAGACAATAAGCTTATGCTCATCATATACGACCCAGTCACGGCTctggtcaaaaataacaaacctCAAAACATCCGTGACATCTTTAAGAAAAGTCTCAAATACAAGATTACGTACAACAAAGCTGGAAGCACTGGAAAA AAAATAGAAACGGTGAATGAAAATAAAGTGGATTTGAGTAAACTGAAATTAGATGAAGATCAGAGTTACTGCTTCAGTGTGGCGGCATACATCCCCTCTAGGAAAGGAAACAAGAGAGTTGGGGAATGGAGCCTTCCCAAATGCTCATCACAAGAGAACAAGTCCATTTTTGAAG AGTATGGATTGGCTGTGCTTGGCGGAGCAGCTGTTGGTATCCTGCTTTTGGTTATTGCTTTAATAGTTTTGATTGTGCTGTGCTGCAAAAGACTGCAAAGACCAGCAGCGAAGGAAATCATCACAGTCTACACTCTGACCTAG